Proteins encoded in a region of the Streptomyces sp. NBC_00310 genome:
- a CDS encoding MFS transporter, whose translation MSVVRDLRILLRFRDFRQLLAVRLLSQGADGVYQVALATYVVFSPEKQTSAAAIASAMAVLLLPYSLVGPFAGVLLDRWRRRQVLLYGNVLRVLLASVTAVLILSHVPDWLFYVSALCVTAVNRFVLAGLSAALPRVVDADRLVVANSLSPTAGTLAATAGGGLAFVVRLVASDSDAAVVLLGSALYLCAALASLRMARELLGPDPELVQPRLGAALAGTARGLAAGVRHLAEPGRRAAAWALISMTLMRFCYGALTVMVLMLCRYAWSSTGSGASDPEEGLALLGLAVGISGAGFFTAAVMTPWAAGRLGPGLWIVTCSAAAAVLEPALGLPFTQGPILIAAFVLGLVTQGAKISTDTIVQSSVEDGYRGRIFSLYDVLFNVAFVGAAAMAALMLPPDGRSVALVLTVAVIYGVIATVMARFGVARQR comes from the coding sequence ATGTCCGTCGTGCGCGACCTGCGCATCCTGCTCCGCTTCCGGGACTTCCGGCAGCTGCTGGCCGTACGACTGCTGTCCCAGGGAGCCGACGGCGTCTACCAGGTCGCGCTCGCCACCTACGTCGTGTTCTCGCCCGAGAAGCAGACGTCGGCGGCCGCGATCGCCTCCGCGATGGCGGTCCTGCTTCTTCCGTACTCCCTCGTCGGCCCCTTCGCGGGCGTCCTGCTGGACCGCTGGCGGCGCCGCCAGGTCCTGCTGTACGGAAACGTGCTGCGCGTCCTGCTGGCATCGGTGACAGCCGTCCTCATCCTGAGCCATGTGCCCGACTGGCTCTTCTATGTCTCCGCGCTCTGCGTCACGGCGGTCAACCGCTTCGTCCTGGCGGGACTCTCCGCCGCGCTGCCCCGTGTGGTGGACGCCGACCGTCTCGTGGTCGCCAACTCGCTCTCGCCGACAGCCGGAACGCTCGCCGCGACCGCCGGTGGCGGACTCGCCTTCGTCGTACGGCTGGTGGCCTCGGACTCCGACGCCGCGGTGGTCCTCCTCGGCTCGGCCCTCTACCTCTGCGCGGCCCTGGCCTCACTGCGCATGGCCCGGGAACTGCTCGGCCCGGACCCCGAGCTGGTGCAACCGCGCCTGGGTGCGGCGCTCGCCGGGACCGCACGGGGTCTGGCAGCGGGCGTGCGACATCTCGCCGAGCCTGGACGACGGGCGGCCGCCTGGGCACTGATCTCGATGACACTCATGCGGTTCTGCTACGGCGCGCTGACGGTCATGGTGCTCATGCTCTGCCGGTACGCCTGGTCGTCCACCGGCTCCGGGGCGTCCGACCCGGAAGAGGGGCTGGCCCTCCTCGGTCTCGCCGTGGGGATATCGGGAGCGGGATTCTTCACCGCGGCGGTGATGACGCCCTGGGCAGCCGGGCGGTTGGGTCCCGGCCTCTGGATCGTCACCTGCTCCGCGGCCGCCGCCGTGCTGGAACCGGCCCTCGGCCTGCCCTTCACGCAGGGGCCCATATTGATCGCGGCCTTCGTCCTGGGTCTGGTGACACAGGGGGCGAAGATCTCGACGGACACGATCGTCCAGTCCTCTGTCGAGGACGGCTACCGGGGCCGGATCTTCTCCCTCTACGACGTCCTGTTCAACGTCGCCTTCGTCGGCGCCGCCGCCATGGCCGCCCTGATGCTCCCCCCGGACGGCCGCTCAGTCGCTCTGGTGCTCACTGTGGCCGTGATCTACGGAGTGATCGCTACGGTCATGGCCCGTTTCGGGGTAGCGAGACAGCGCTGA
- a CDS encoding DUF6049 family protein, whose amino-acid sequence MAEAADFQGTSPSPARRWLLRTGALFAGAPLLAGLFQLPAAPDAQAAPKGSLVKATGSKTVEVSLDSLTPSVPTDGDTVTVSGTVTNKGKQTVTDAHVGLRVASATVTGRSAIDDAAKRTGFDQYTDGREVGGKYVEKFSTLASGVAQPFTISVPVKELDLGSDGVYQLGVTLSGKTSAAQYDQVLGIQRTFLPWQPDEAGAKTKTTYLWPLISTTHLTAETGPGEQQTPVFLNDDLAKEISAGGRLEQMLTLGKDLDITWVIDPDLLASVVAMTEGYRVRSGGTTVTGKNQAVAKEWLAELETAVQGEEVIALPFADPDLASLAHNGKTITGSLSRLKDATDVASDTVENILRVVPETDFAWPVNGAVDPSIVKVAISAGADKVIARSDSLQESSSLSYTPNAARPIGGGTTAVVADARLSTAFQGDMTKAESSTLAVQRFLAQSLVTDLQNNKQRSIVIAPQRMPTASQAQTMAQALTALQGGNWSQPQELSAAAAAKPDPSASTRIPSASAYPSPLRKRALPKSAFEEIRATQADLDRFKVILSDQSRVVTPFGRTMDREMSTSWRDHSVEAAVYRNDVQSYLNSLTDQVRLIEKSETKLSGRSATIPVTVQNNLVQGVDNLTLRLTSKAPKRLKIGDDDFDEQSVDISGGHSESVKFTTNAEANGPVTVVAQLYTADGEKYGDEVRFTVNVTEITPTVMLVIAGGVLLLVLAGFRMYTQRKRAAARLEAEGASTDDDSSEGVPTDEDANAKAASVVHTAEEESPVKAGADAPEHPSDPAPDTAPESADPSGTGERVDR is encoded by the coding sequence GTGGCCGAGGCGGCAGACTTCCAGGGGACGAGTCCCTCACCTGCCCGCCGGTGGCTGCTGCGCACCGGGGCACTGTTCGCCGGGGCGCCCCTGCTGGCCGGTCTGTTCCAGTTGCCCGCGGCCCCGGACGCGCAGGCGGCGCCGAAGGGTTCCTTGGTCAAGGCCACGGGGTCGAAAACCGTCGAGGTCTCCCTGGACTCGCTCACCCCCAGCGTGCCCACCGACGGAGACACGGTCACCGTCTCCGGCACGGTCACGAACAAGGGCAAGCAGACGGTCACGGACGCCCATGTGGGCCTGCGCGTGGCCTCGGCGACCGTGACGGGCCGCTCGGCCATCGACGACGCGGCCAAGCGCACCGGCTTCGACCAGTACACCGACGGGAGGGAGGTCGGCGGGAAGTACGTGGAGAAGTTCTCCACGCTCGCCTCCGGCGTGGCTCAGCCCTTCACCATCTCGGTGCCCGTCAAGGAGCTGGACCTCGGCTCGGACGGTGTCTATCAGCTGGGTGTCACGCTCTCGGGCAAGACCTCCGCCGCCCAGTACGACCAGGTGCTCGGCATCCAGCGCACGTTCCTGCCCTGGCAGCCCGACGAGGCGGGCGCCAAGACGAAGACGACGTACCTCTGGCCGCTGATCTCCACCACTCACCTGACGGCCGAGACCGGTCCCGGCGAGCAGCAGACGCCCGTCTTCCTCAACGACGACCTGGCCAAGGAGATCTCCGCGGGCGGACGCCTGGAGCAGATGCTGACGCTGGGCAAGGATCTGGACATCACCTGGGTGATCGATCCGGACCTGCTGGCGTCGGTCGTCGCGATGACGGAGGGCTACCGGGTCCGCAGCGGGGGCACCACCGTCACGGGCAAGAACCAGGCCGTCGCCAAGGAGTGGCTGGCGGAACTGGAGACGGCGGTCCAGGGCGAGGAAGTGATCGCTCTCCCCTTCGCCGACCCCGACCTCGCGTCGCTGGCCCACAACGGCAAGACGATCACCGGCTCCCTCAGCCGGCTGAAGGACGCCACCGATGTGGCCTCGGACACCGTCGAGAACATCCTCCGGGTGGTACCGGAGACGGACTTCGCCTGGCCCGTGAACGGCGCCGTCGACCCGTCGATCGTCAAGGTCGCCATCTCCGCGGGCGCCGACAAGGTGATCGCCCGCAGCGACAGCCTGCAGGAGAGCAGCAGCCTGTCCTACACGCCCAACGCGGCCCGGCCCATCGGCGGCGGCACCACGGCCGTGGTCGCGGACGCCCGGCTGTCGACCGCCTTCCAGGGCGATATGACGAAGGCCGAGAGCTCCACGCTGGCGGTGCAGAGGTTCCTCGCGCAGAGCCTGGTGACGGACCTCCAGAACAACAAGCAGCGCAGCATCGTGATCGCCCCGCAGCGCATGCCGACGGCGAGCCAGGCGCAGACGATGGCGCAGGCTCTGACGGCGCTCCAGGGCGGCAACTGGTCACAGCCCCAGGAGCTGTCGGCTGCCGCCGCCGCGAAGCCCGACCCGAGCGCCAGCACCAGGATCCCGTCGGCCTCGGCATACCCCTCTCCGCTGCGGAAGCGGGCGCTGCCCAAGTCGGCGTTCGAAGAGATCCGGGCCACGCAGGCCGACCTCGACCGCTTCAAGGTGATCCTCTCCGACCAGTCCCGCGTGGTCACGCCGTTCGGCAGGACCATGGACCGGGAGATGTCCACCTCCTGGCGGGACCACTCCGTCGAGGCGGCGGTCTACCGCAACGACGTCCAGTCGTACCTCAACTCGCTCACCGACCAGGTCCGGCTGATCGAAAAGTCCGAGACGAAGCTCTCGGGCCGCAGCGCGACGATCCCCGTGACCGTGCAGAACAACCTCGTGCAGGGCGTGGACAACCTGACACTGCGCCTCACGTCGAAGGCCCCGAAGCGTCTGAAGATCGGTGACGACGACTTCGACGAGCAGTCCGTCGACATCTCCGGCGGGCACAGCGAGTCGGTGAAGTTCACCACCAACGCCGAGGCCAACGGGCCGGTCACCGTCGTCGCCCAGCTCTACACGGCGGACGGCGAGAAGTATGGTGACGAGGTCAGATTCACGGTGAACGTCACCGAGATCACGCCCACGGTGATGCTGGTCATCGCCGGTGGCGTCCTGCTCCTCGTCCTCGCCGGATTCCGGATGTACACGCAACGCAAGCGCGCCGCCGCCCGGCTGGAGGCTGAGGGTGCCTCGACGGACGACGACTCGTCGGAAGGCGTTCCGACGGACGAGGACGCGAACGCCAAGGCGGCCTCAGTCGTACACACTGCCGAGGAGGAGTCTCCGGTGAAGGCCGGGGCAGACGCGCCGGAGCACCCGAGTGACCCGGCACCGGACACCGCTCCGGAAAGCGCCGACCCGTCCGGCACGGGTGAGAGAGTGGACCGTTGA
- a CDS encoding inositol-3-phosphate synthase, with protein sequence MGSVRVAVVGVGNCAASLVQGVEYYKDADPASRVPGLMHVQFGEYHVRDVEFVAAFDVDAKKVGLDLADAIGASENNTIKICDVPSTGVTVQRGHTLDGLGKYYRETIEESAEAPVDVVQVLKDKQVDVLVCYLPVGSEDAAKFYAQCAIDAKVGFVNALPVFIAGTKEWADKFTEAGVPIVGDDIKSQVGATITHRVMAKLFEDRGVVLDRTMQLNVGGNMDFKNMLERDRLESKKISKTQAVTSQIRDRELGADNVHIGPSDYVAWLDDRKWAYVRLEGRAFGDVPLNLEYKLEVWDSPNSAGVIIDALRAAKIAKDRGIGGPILSASSYFMKSPPVQYFDDEARENVEKFIKGEVER encoded by the coding sequence ATGGGTTCGGTTCGCGTAGCCGTCGTCGGTGTGGGCAACTGCGCCGCGTCGCTGGTGCAGGGAGTCGAGTACTACAAGGACGCCGACCCGGCGTCCAGGGTCCCCGGCCTCATGCACGTGCAGTTCGGTGAGTATCACGTCCGTGACGTGGAGTTCGTCGCCGCCTTCGATGTCGACGCCAAGAAGGTCGGTCTCGATCTCGCGGACGCCATCGGCGCCTCCGAGAACAACACGATCAAGATCTGTGACGTGCCGAGCACCGGCGTGACCGTGCAGCGCGGCCACACTCTGGACGGCCTCGGCAAGTACTACCGGGAGACCATCGAGGAGTCCGCCGAGGCCCCGGTCGACGTGGTCCAGGTCCTCAAGGACAAGCAGGTCGACGTCCTCGTCTGCTACCTGCCCGTCGGTTCCGAGGACGCGGCGAAGTTCTACGCCCAGTGCGCCATCGACGCCAAGGTCGGCTTCGTCAACGCCCTTCCGGTCTTCATCGCCGGCACCAAGGAGTGGGCGGACAAGTTCACCGAGGCGGGTGTGCCGATCGTCGGTGACGACATCAAGTCGCAGGTCGGTGCCACCATCACGCACCGCGTCATGGCGAAGCTGTTCGAGGACCGGGGCGTCGTCCTGGACCGCACCATGCAGCTGAACGTCGGCGGCAACATGGACTTCAAGAACATGCTCGAGCGTGATCGCCTGGAGTCCAAGAAGATCTCCAAGACGCAGGCCGTCACCTCCCAGATCCGGGACCGCGAGCTCGGCGCCGACAACGTCCACATCGGCCCGTCCGACTACGTGGCCTGGCTCGACGACCGCAAGTGGGCGTACGTCCGCCTTGAGGGTCGCGCCTTCGGTGACGTCCCGCTGAACCTGGAGTACAAGCTCGAGGTCTGGGACTCCCCGAATTCCGCCGGCGTCATCATCGACGCCCTGCGCGCCGCGAAGATCGCCAAGGACCGCGGCATCGGCGGCCCGATCCTGTCGGCGTCGTCGTACTTCATGAAGTCCCCGCCGGTGCAGTACTTCGACGACGAGGCCCGCGAGAATGTCGAGAAGTTCATCAAGGGCGAGGTCGAGCGCTGA
- a CDS encoding PadR family transcriptional regulator, with the protein MSRRSGILEFAVLGLLREAPMHGYELRKRLNTSLGVFRAFSYGTLYPCLKTLVANGWLIEESGGSTPEDAAAAPLTGRRAKIVYRLTAEGKEHFEELLSQTGPDAYEDEHFAARFAFFGQTSRDVRMRVLEGRRSRLEERLEKMRASLARTRERLDDYTLELQRHGMESVEREVRWLNELIESERAGRDLKGPSQGEPARDTTEGAPGALPRPGDTPGPDAPGDTTT; encoded by the coding sequence ATGAGCCGGCGCTCCGGGATACTCGAGTTCGCCGTCCTCGGCCTGCTCCGCGAAGCCCCGATGCACGGCTATGAGCTGCGCAAACGACTCAACACGTCGTTGGGTGTGTTCCGTGCGTTCAGCTACGGGACGCTCTATCCCTGCCTAAAGACGCTGGTCGCCAACGGCTGGTTGATCGAGGAGTCGGGTGGGAGTACCCCGGAGGATGCTGCCGCCGCCCCGCTCACGGGTCGCCGCGCCAAGATCGTCTACCGGTTGACGGCGGAAGGTAAGGAGCACTTCGAGGAACTGCTCTCGCAGACGGGTCCCGACGCCTACGAGGACGAGCACTTCGCCGCTCGCTTCGCATTCTTCGGGCAGACCTCCCGTGATGTGCGCATGCGCGTCCTGGAGGGCCGTCGCAGCCGTTTGGAGGAACGGCTGGAGAAGATGCGCGCCTCTCTGGCGCGCACCCGCGAGCGCCTCGACGACTACACGCTCGAGCTCCAGCGCCACGGGATGGAGTCCGTGGAGCGCGAAGTGCGCTGGCTGAACGAGCTCATCGAGAGCGAGCGGGCCGGCCGGGACCTGAAGGGTCCCAGCCAGGGAGAACCCGCTCGCGACACCACAGAGGGAGCGCCGGGCGCCCTGCCCCGGCCCGGGGACACCCCCGGTCCGGATGCGCCCGGCGACACCACCACGTGA
- a CDS encoding CCA tRNA nucleotidyltransferase: protein MPNANEDISALSQVQRRAVSELLRVSPVADDLARRFQEAGFSLALVGGSVRDALLGRLGNDLDFTTDAHPENVLKIVRPWADAVWEVGIAFGTVGAQKDGYQIEVTTYRSEAYDRTSRKPEVSYGDSIEEDLVRRDFTVNAMAVALPEKEFIDPHGGLEDLSARVLRTPGTPEESFSDDPLRMMRAARFAAQLDFEVAPEVVSAMSDMAGRLEIVSAERVRDELNKLILSAHPREGLSLLVDTGLAEHVLPELPALRLERDEHHRHKDVYDHTLIVLEQAIALEESGPDLTLRLAALLHDIGKPRTRRFEKDGRVSFHHHEVVGAKMTKKRMAALKYSNELVKDVSRLVELHLRFHGYGTGEWTDSAVRRYVRDAGPLLDRLHKLTRSDCTTRNKRKANALSRAYDGLEERIAQLQEQEELDSIRPDLDGNQIMEILGVGPGPVIGQAYKFLLELRLENGPMEHGEAVTALKEWWAQASQVS from the coding sequence GTGCCGAACGCCAACGAAGACATCAGTGCCCTGAGCCAGGTGCAGCGCCGCGCGGTGAGTGAACTGCTGCGGGTGTCGCCTGTCGCCGACGACCTCGCCCGCCGTTTCCAGGAGGCCGGGTTCTCGCTCGCCCTGGTCGGTGGTTCGGTCAGGGACGCGCTGCTCGGCCGGCTCGGCAACGACCTGGATTTCACGACGGACGCCCACCCTGAGAACGTGCTGAAGATCGTGCGTCCTTGGGCGGATGCCGTCTGGGAGGTCGGGATCGCCTTCGGCACGGTGGGGGCGCAGAAGGACGGCTACCAGATCGAGGTCACGACCTACCGCTCCGAGGCGTATGACCGGACCTCGCGCAAGCCCGAGGTGTCGTACGGTGACTCGATCGAGGAAGATCTCGTACGCCGTGACTTCACTGTGAACGCGATGGCGGTGGCCCTCCCTGAGAAAGAGTTCATCGACCCCCATGGCGGGCTCGAGGACCTCTCGGCGCGCGTACTGCGGACTCCCGGCACCCCTGAGGAGTCCTTCTCCGACGACCCGCTGCGGATGATGCGGGCCGCGCGTTTCGCCGCTCAGCTGGACTTCGAGGTGGCCCCTGAGGTCGTCTCGGCGATGAGCGACATGGCCGGCCGTCTCGAGATCGTCTCGGCGGAGCGGGTACGGGACGAGCTGAACAAGCTGATTCTGTCCGCCCACCCCCGGGAGGGCCTGAGCCTGCTGGTCGACACCGGGCTGGCCGAGCACGTCCTGCCCGAGCTGCCGGCGCTGCGGCTGGAACGAGACGAGCACCATCGCCACAAGGACGTCTACGACCACACGCTGATCGTCCTGGAGCAGGCGATCGCGCTCGAGGAGAGCGGACCGGACCTCACGCTGCGGCTCGCCGCGCTGCTGCACGACATCGGCAAGCCCCGCACTCGTCGATTCGAGAAGGACGGCCGGGTCTCCTTCCACCACCACGAGGTGGTGGGCGCCAAGATGACCAAGAAGCGCATGGCGGCCCTCAAGTACTCCAACGAACTCGTCAAGGATGTCTCGCGCCTGGTCGAACTCCATCTGCGCTTCCACGGGTACGGCACCGGTGAGTGGACGGACTCCGCCGTCCGCCGCTACGTGCGAGACGCCGGCCCGCTCCTCGATCGGCTCCACAAGCTGACCCGCTCCGACTGCACCACACGGAACAAGCGCAAGGCGAACGCTCTGTCCCGCGCGTACGACGGCTTGGAAGAGCGCATCGCCCAGCTTCAGGAGCAGGAGGAACTGGACTCCATCCGCCCGGACCTCGACGGCAACCAGATCATGGAGATCCTGGGCGTCGGGCCCGGCCCGGTGATCGGGCAGGCATACAAGTTCCTGCTGGAGCTGCGGCTGGAGAACGGGCCGATGGAACACGGCGAGGCGGTGACAGCACTCAAGGAGTGGTGGGCTCAGGCATCGCAGGTTTCGTGA
- a CDS encoding transglycosylase domain-containing protein has protein sequence MSEHRRKPPQPQGGGRAAARRGQSASSGRRAAPRGATGSLSETYGSGGEETQYEGRAASRRAAQRSTGAGPGGGRRRVAEPAGRGPGRGRGRPDPPGKKRFIDYPRAGKYGAMRWVPSWRQVTGLFIGFFGCLVAAAGIGYAVVAVPNPAEAATAQNNVYYWSDGTQMVATGGEVNRQIIAYEKIPKEMRYAVMSAENKTFETDSGVDPMGIARAVVNMAKGGQTQGGSTITQQYVKNAMLDDQSQTLSRKVKELFISVKVGASVDKDEIMRGYLNTAYFGRGAYGLQAAARTYFGEDAEKLDASQCAFLAAVLKGATYYDPAGATSIDPAASAQANTKRATERWRWILGEMVKDKHLSASERAKYPDFPKIQSPRSNAQLGGQIGYLVDTAKGYILNNTDITQKQLDQGGYEIHTTFDKSKVKELEKAVNKVRKENIKPDLRPKTDTHVQFGGASVSPKSGAIEAIYGGEDATKHFTNNADVTGAQVGSTFKPFVLAAAMTWGKRDPALDPEQAQDERTIVSPKSLYSGKNNLKIRDYDGEIWTNEEGKEWLQANDDDASYGSPPKYQIDLREAMRVSANSAFVQLGMDIGLSRVKEAAVEAGLKKGSLTGTSYPSFSIGISDPSAIRMAGSYATFAASGKQNDPFSVKTVEHEGLTVFDHDGIAEVKRAFTSEVADNVTDVLKTVVDEGTGTSAQLTGREVAGKTGTTDGNKSAWFVGYTPQLSTAISMYRMDDNESNKNRTFLEMYGTGGQETIHGASFPAEIWHDYMEDALKGEPAEDFPEPQPIGVIVNDDPDPTPTPTVTESEEESPEPSPTPSESEILPSPTPSETCKNPFNPTCEDTGGTDTGGTDTGGTDGGVTATPTESVDDTRGNQNGGLFGGSTG, from the coding sequence ATGAGCGAGCACCGTCGCAAACCGCCGCAGCCGCAGGGAGGCGGACGTGCCGCGGCCCGACGCGGCCAGTCGGCATCCTCCGGCCGCCGCGCGGCACCGCGGGGCGCCACCGGGTCACTTTCCGAGACCTATGGCTCGGGAGGTGAGGAGACCCAGTACGAGGGCCGCGCCGCGTCTCGACGGGCGGCGCAGAGAAGCACCGGCGCAGGTCCGGGCGGCGGCCGACGTAGGGTTGCCGAACCCGCGGGGCGTGGGCCCGGTCGTGGCCGTGGGCGCCCCGATCCGCCCGGCAAGAAGCGTTTTATCGACTATCCGCGCGCCGGTAAGTACGGGGCGATGCGCTGGGTGCCCTCGTGGCGCCAGGTGACAGGGCTGTTCATCGGGTTCTTCGGATGCCTGGTGGCAGCGGCCGGCATCGGATACGCGGTCGTGGCCGTACCGAACCCGGCCGAGGCCGCGACGGCGCAGAACAACGTCTACTACTGGTCCGACGGCACACAGATGGTCGCGACGGGTGGTGAGGTCAACCGCCAGATCATCGCGTACGAGAAGATCCCCAAGGAGATGCGCTACGCCGTCATGTCGGCGGAGAACAAGACGTTCGAGACCGACAGCGGCGTCGACCCGATGGGTATCGCCCGTGCCGTCGTCAACATGGCCAAGGGTGGTCAGACGCAGGGTGGTTCGACCATCACCCAGCAGTACGTGAAGAACGCCATGCTCGACGACCAGTCGCAGACGCTGTCCCGGAAGGTGAAGGAACTCTTCATCTCGGTGAAGGTGGGCGCCTCCGTCGACAAGGACGAGATCATGCGCGGCTACCTGAACACGGCCTACTTCGGCCGCGGTGCCTACGGCCTTCAGGCAGCCGCCCGCACCTACTTCGGCGAGGACGCGGAGAAGCTCGACGCGAGCCAGTGCGCCTTCCTCGCCGCGGTCCTCAAGGGCGCGACGTACTACGACCCGGCCGGAGCGACGTCGATCGACCCGGCGGCCTCGGCACAGGCGAACACCAAGCGGGCCACGGAACGCTGGCGCTGGATCCTCGGCGAGATGGTCAAGGACAAGCATCTGTCGGCATCCGAGCGTGCCAAGTACCCCGATTTCCCCAAGATCCAGTCGCCTCGCTCCAACGCGCAGCTGGGCGGCCAGATCGGCTACCTCGTCGACACGGCCAAGGGCTACATCCTCAACAACACCGACATCACGCAGAAGCAGCTCGATCAGGGCGGCTACGAGATCCACACGACCTTCGACAAGAGCAAGGTCAAGGAGCTCGAGAAGGCCGTGAACAAGGTCCGCAAGGAGAACATCAAGCCGGACCTGCGTCCGAAGACCGATACCCATGTTCAGTTCGGTGGAGCGTCGGTGAGTCCGAAGTCGGGGGCCATCGAGGCGATCTACGGCGGTGAGGACGCCACCAAGCACTTCACCAACAATGCCGACGTCACCGGCGCGCAGGTCGGTTCGACGTTCAAGCCCTTCGTCCTGGCGGCAGCCATGACCTGGGGCAAGCGTGACCCCGCTCTCGACCCCGAGCAGGCTCAGGACGAGCGCACCATCGTCTCGCCGAAGAGCCTCTACAGCGGCAAGAACAACCTCAAGATCAGGGATTACGACGGCGAGATCTGGACCAACGAAGAAGGCAAGGAGTGGCTGCAGGCCAACGACGACGACGCGTCGTACGGCAGCCCGCCGAAGTACCAGATCGACCTCCGCGAGGCGATGCGGGTCTCGGCGAACTCCGCCTTCGTGCAGCTGGGCATGGACATCGGTCTGAGCCGGGTGAAGGAAGCGGCCGTGGAGGCGGGCCTTAAGAAGGGAAGCCTCACCGGTACCAGCTACCCGTCCTTCTCGATCGGCATCTCCGATCCCAGCGCGATCCGTATGGCGGGTTCGTACGCGACCTTCGCAGCCAGCGGCAAGCAGAACGACCCGTTCTCGGTCAAGACGGTCGAGCATGAGGGTCTGACCGTGTTCGACCACGACGGCATCGCCGAGGTCAAGCGGGCCTTCACGTCCGAGGTCGCCGACAACGTCACCGACGTCCTCAAGACCGTCGTCGACGAGGGAACCGGTACGTCGGCCCAGCTGACCGGTCGTGAGGTGGCGGGCAAGACCGGTACCACCGACGGCAACAAGTCGGCCTGGTTCGTCGGGTACACCCCGCAGTTGTCGACCGCGATCAGCATGTACCGCATGGACGACAACGAGTCGAACAAGAACCGCACGTTCTTGGAGATGTACGGCACGGGTGGCCAGGAGACGATTCACGGTGCCTCGTTCCCGGCCGAGATCTGGCACGACTACATGGAGGACGCTCTCAAGGGTGAGCCGGCGGAGGACTTCCCGGAGCCCCAGCCGATCGGTGTGATCGTCAACGACGACCCGGACCCGACGCCGACCCCGACGGTGACCGAGTCCGAGGAGGAGAGCCCCGAGCCGAGCCCGACTCCGTCCGAGAGTGAGATCCTGCCCTCACCGACGCCCAGCGAGACCTGTAAGAACCCGTTCAACCCCACCTGTGAGGACACGGGCGGTACGGACACGGGCGGGACAGACACAGGTGGCACCGACGGTGGGGTGACCGCGACACCGACGGAGTCGGTGGACGATACGAGAGGCAACCAGAACGGTGGTCTCTTCGGGGGCTCCACCGGGTAA